The Tautonia rosea genome includes a region encoding these proteins:
- a CDS encoding sugar phosphate isomerase/epimerase family protein, with product MIRSPLGIRLLPNPDQTVKDQLRQAARLGARGIVLDATGDLNPSRLSDTGRREFRHALRTVELSLTALSLPTRRPFDTDDQLDDRLAKADSAFALAFDLGATLVLARVGAVPPESDAPRRALFTHALHELGRRADHRGVRLALETGTESGADLRAFLDTLNQPGLAASLDPGFLLRMGHDPIDATRALGPLVAHAYARDASSASDLGPSSAFSLHPRGFGFPSGVLDWDEYLGSLEEIAYSGVLTIWPDPERPIAPQFQTLADRFSRF from the coding sequence ATGATCCGCTCTCCGCTCGGCATTCGCCTGCTCCCCAACCCCGACCAGACCGTCAAGGACCAGCTCCGCCAGGCCGCCCGGCTCGGGGCCAGGGGGATCGTCCTCGACGCCACCGGCGACCTCAACCCCTCCCGGCTCTCCGACACCGGCCGACGCGAGTTCCGCCACGCGCTTCGCACCGTCGAGCTTTCCCTCACCGCCCTGAGCCTCCCCACCCGCCGCCCCTTCGACACCGACGACCAGCTCGACGACCGCCTGGCGAAGGCCGATTCCGCCTTCGCCCTGGCGTTCGACCTCGGCGCGACGCTCGTCCTCGCCCGCGTCGGAGCCGTTCCTCCCGAATCCGACGCCCCCCGACGCGCCCTCTTCACCCATGCCCTGCACGAACTCGGCCGCCGAGCCGATCACCGAGGCGTCCGCCTGGCCCTCGAAACCGGCACCGAATCCGGCGCCGACCTCCGCGCCTTCCTCGACACCCTGAACCAGCCCGGCCTCGCCGCCAGCCTCGACCCCGGCTTCCTCCTCCGCATGGGCCACGACCCGATCGACGCCACCCGAGCCCTCGGCCCTCTCGTCGCCCACGCCTACGCCCGAGACGCCTCCTCCGCCTCCGACCTCGGCCCGTCCTCCGCCTTCTCCCTCCACCCCCGCGGCTTCGGCTTCCCCTCCGGCGTCCTCGACTGGGACGAATACCTCGGCTCCCTCGAAGAAATCGCCTACTCCGGCGTCCTCACCATCTGGCCCGACCCCGAACGCCCGATCGCCCCCCAGTTCCAGACCCTCGCCGACCGCTTCTCCCGCTTCTAA
- a CDS encoding sulfurtransferase — MLTHESLVSTDWLAEHLNHPKLRVLDIRGYVSTRPVEPGVEEATYRGAPEEYEAGHIPGAVFVDWTVDIVDPDDPVPAQLARPERFANAMEARGVGDETHVVAVDHMGGQFATRLWWALRAYGHDAVSVLDGGMNRWAEEGRPVESGSVSVVPQTFTPKAQERMWVTAAELLAMLGPKAQILDARDAGQFTGAKRRGPRGGHVPGAIHLPRELFFAEGGGFLDPIAVRERIASLNLDPERPIVSYCNGGVAATVVAFQLHRLGFKDLAVYDGSWNEWGPRLDLPVEEGER; from the coding sequence ATGTTGACGCACGAATCGCTTGTCTCGACCGATTGGCTGGCCGAACATCTGAATCATCCGAAGCTTCGCGTGCTCGATATTCGAGGATACGTGAGCACTCGGCCGGTCGAGCCGGGGGTTGAGGAAGCGACCTACCGAGGTGCTCCGGAGGAGTACGAGGCAGGGCACATCCCGGGCGCTGTCTTTGTGGATTGGACGGTGGACATTGTCGACCCGGATGATCCCGTGCCCGCACAACTTGCCCGACCGGAGCGGTTTGCGAACGCGATGGAAGCGCGCGGGGTTGGCGATGAGACGCATGTGGTGGCCGTCGATCACATGGGAGGTCAGTTCGCCACCCGGCTCTGGTGGGCCTTGCGAGCCTACGGGCACGACGCGGTGAGCGTGCTGGACGGAGGGATGAACCGCTGGGCCGAGGAAGGCAGGCCGGTGGAGTCGGGCTCGGTTTCGGTTGTGCCGCAGACCTTCACTCCGAAAGCTCAAGAACGGATGTGGGTGACGGCGGCCGAGTTGCTGGCCATGCTTGGCCCCAAAGCTCAGATTCTTGACGCCCGGGACGCAGGGCAGTTCACCGGTGCGAAGCGTCGAGGGCCTCGCGGGGGCCATGTTCCGGGCGCGATCCACTTGCCAAGGGAACTGTTCTTCGCCGAGGGGGGCGGATTCCTCGATCCGATCGCAGTGCGGGAGCGGATCGCGTCGTTGAACCTCGATCCCGAGCGACCGATTGTCTCGTACTGCAACGGCGGGGTGGCCGCGACGGTCGTGGCCTTCCAGCTTCATCGACTCGGGTTCAAGGACCTGGCCGTTTACGACGGATCGTGGAACGAGTGGGGGCCTCGGCTCGACCTTCCGGTCGAGGAAGGGGAAAGATGA
- a CDS encoding class I SAM-dependent DNA methyltransferase, with amino-acid sequence MSTSPDPLSTNPDPLDAFIRTWSDAGAAERQNYQLFLMGLCELLDLPRPEPARPDAPGDYVFERSVSIQNGDGSTTTGRIDLYRRGAFVLETKQGVTVADDPVKNPLAPSRPRRVGHGVRGSKGWDESMIRARAQAENYAKHLPPGEQWPPFVIVSDVGYSIELFADFSRSGRPYLGFPAHGEHRIVLDDLRRPEVRDRLRAVWLDPTSLDPSRRAARVTRDVAARLAELAKLLEADGHDPEPVAHFLMRCLFTMFAEDVGLLPSDGFRQMLVKIRDDRRLDILPAKLRALWDEMNRGGFSAVLDDQIRQFNGGLFAESDALPLSLPQLNALIDAASAEWSEVEPAIFGTLLERALEPRERHKLGAHYTPRAYVERLVLPTVIEPLREQWADAQAEALQLDRDGKQAEAIKTVERFLHHLCGTTVLDPACGTGNFLYVTMEHMKRLEGEVWDVLRGLGRRQEALGLAGETVGPGQFLGIELNPRAAAIADLVLWIGYLQWHLRTFGVATVPEPVLLRFDNIENRDAVLAYDRVEPVLDPDTGQPVTRWDGHTTKPHPVTGQPVPDDSARVPVLRYLNPRKADWPKADYVVGNPPFIGAGPLRQAVGDGYAEALRKTHNDVPESVDFVVYWWNHAAHLARQGAIQRFGFIATNSLRQTFNRRVLQGHIFAESDPLSITYAVPDHPWVDTADGANVRISMTVGQRGRHKGLLARSVDERLSGSEEVDVDLARSQGMILSDLTIGADVAGSEMLQSNFGLSNTGVKLHGAGFIVTPEEAESLGLGKIEGIENHIKQYRHGKDVAQ; translated from the coding sequence ATGAGCACCAGCCCAGACCCTCTCTCGACCAACCCCGACCCCCTCGACGCCTTCATTCGCACCTGGTCCGACGCCGGAGCGGCCGAGCGGCAGAACTACCAGCTCTTTCTCATGGGCCTCTGCGAACTGCTCGACCTCCCCCGGCCCGAGCCCGCCCGGCCCGACGCCCCCGGCGATTACGTCTTCGAACGCTCCGTCTCCATCCAGAACGGCGACGGCTCCACCACCACCGGCCGCATCGACCTCTACCGCCGCGGCGCGTTCGTGCTCGAAACCAAGCAAGGGGTGACAGTCGCCGACGACCCCGTCAAAAACCCCCTCGCCCCCTCCCGTCCCCGCCGCGTCGGCCACGGCGTCCGCGGCTCCAAAGGCTGGGACGAATCCATGATCCGCGCCCGTGCCCAGGCCGAAAACTACGCGAAGCACCTCCCCCCCGGTGAGCAGTGGCCCCCCTTCGTCATCGTCTCCGATGTTGGCTACTCCATCGAGCTGTTTGCCGACTTCTCCCGATCGGGCCGACCGTATCTTGGCTTCCCCGCCCACGGCGAACACCGGATTGTGCTCGACGACCTCCGACGCCCCGAGGTCCGCGACCGCCTCCGCGCCGTCTGGCTCGACCCGACCTCCCTCGACCCCTCCCGCCGCGCCGCCCGCGTCACCCGAGACGTCGCCGCGCGCCTCGCCGAACTCGCCAAACTGCTCGAAGCCGACGGACACGACCCCGAGCCCGTCGCCCACTTCCTCATGCGATGCCTCTTCACCATGTTCGCCGAGGACGTGGGACTGCTCCCCTCCGACGGCTTCCGCCAGATGCTCGTCAAGATCCGCGACGACCGCCGCCTCGACATCCTCCCCGCCAAGCTCCGCGCCCTCTGGGACGAGATGAACCGCGGCGGCTTCTCCGCCGTGCTCGACGACCAGATCCGCCAGTTCAACGGCGGCCTCTTCGCCGAGTCCGACGCCTTGCCCCTCTCGCTTCCCCAGCTCAACGCCCTCATCGACGCCGCCTCGGCCGAGTGGTCCGAGGTCGAGCCGGCCATCTTCGGCACTCTGCTCGAACGCGCCCTCGAACCCCGCGAACGCCACAAGCTCGGCGCCCACTACACCCCCCGCGCCTACGTCGAGCGCCTCGTCCTCCCCACCGTCATCGAGCCCCTCCGCGAGCAATGGGCCGACGCCCAGGCCGAGGCCCTCCAGCTCGACCGTGACGGCAAGCAGGCCGAGGCGATCAAGACCGTCGAGCGCTTCCTGCACCACCTCTGCGGCACCACCGTGCTCGACCCCGCCTGCGGCACCGGCAACTTCCTCTATGTGACGATGGAGCACATGAAGCGCCTGGAGGGGGAAGTCTGGGACGTCCTCCGCGGCCTCGGCCGTCGTCAGGAAGCCCTCGGCCTGGCCGGCGAAACCGTCGGCCCCGGCCAGTTCCTCGGCATCGAGCTGAACCCCCGCGCCGCCGCCATTGCCGACCTTGTGCTCTGGATCGGCTACTTGCAGTGGCACCTCCGCACCTTCGGCGTCGCCACCGTCCCCGAGCCCGTCCTGCTCCGCTTCGACAACATCGAGAACCGCGACGCCGTCCTCGCCTACGACCGCGTCGAGCCCGTCCTCGACCCCGACACCGGCCAGCCCGTCACCCGCTGGGACGGCCACACCACCAAACCCCACCCCGTCACCGGCCAGCCCGTCCCCGACGACTCCGCCCGCGTCCCCGTCCTCCGCTACCTCAACCCCCGCAAGGCCGACTGGCCGAAGGCGGATTACGTCGTCGGCAATCCGCCGTTTATCGGTGCCGGCCCCCTCCGCCAGGCCGTCGGCGACGGCTACGCCGAGGCCCTCCGCAAGACCCACAACGACGTTCCCGAATCCGTCGATTTCGTCGTCTACTGGTGGAACCACGCCGCCCACCTCGCCCGGCAAGGTGCCATTCAACGCTTCGGCTTCATCGCCACCAACAGCTTGCGCCAGACCTTCAACCGCCGCGTGCTGCAAGGTCACATCTTTGCTGAAAGTGATCCGCTCTCGATCACCTATGCAGTACCAGATCACCCGTGGGTCGATACCGCAGATGGTGCTAATGTGCGAATCTCGATGACTGTCGGACAAAGGGGAAGGCATAAAGGTCTACTGGCTCGATCCGTTGACGAACGATTGAGTGGTTCGGAAGAAGTTGATGTTGATCTTGCACGTTCGCAAGGAATGATTCTTTCTGACCTGACAATCGGCGCTGATGTCGCTGGCTCGGAAATGCTTCAATCGAATTTCGGATTGAGCAACACCGGAGTTAAACTGCATGGTGCGGGTTTTATCGTCACTCCTGAGGAAGCTGAGTCGTTGGGGCTTGGCAAAATAGAGGGAATAGAAAATCATATCAAGCAGTATCGGCATGGCAAAGACGTTGCACAATGA
- a CDS encoding aminotransferase class IV, protein MIWVRGEIVPDEGLAISVLDRTFEHGLGLFETLRTWDGRATLLERHLARLRGWAEALGLPMAPEELPDHAAVEALRAAEGITGDCSLRIVLSGGFDDGRAGTIWMRTRALPAPVPEGGLAVCARWSVVGDDRLLQAKTLNYWSRRIAFEEGKRLGFDENLSRDESGAILEGSRSNVFLVEQGQLVTPQVHRGGGLAAPFLPGIMRGVVMERASSLGLPTREDASVSIARLVEADECFLTNAGRGIMPVGRFDPEGMPESAQARRYEAPGPVTQRLMNDLNAWLRSEDAR, encoded by the coding sequence ATGATCTGGGTTCGGGGGGAGATCGTTCCGGATGAAGGGCTGGCGATCTCGGTGCTGGATCGAACATTCGAGCATGGGCTTGGGCTCTTTGAGACGCTCAGGACCTGGGACGGACGGGCGACGTTGCTGGAGCGCCACCTGGCCCGGCTGAGGGGCTGGGCCGAGGCGCTCGGGTTGCCGATGGCCCCGGAGGAGTTGCCGGATCACGCGGCGGTCGAGGCCCTTCGAGCGGCGGAGGGAATCACCGGAGATTGCTCGCTGCGGATCGTCCTCTCGGGAGGGTTTGATGACGGCAGGGCCGGGACGATCTGGATGAGAACCCGGGCGCTGCCCGCGCCGGTTCCCGAGGGTGGGCTGGCGGTTTGCGCTCGCTGGTCGGTGGTGGGGGACGACCGATTGTTGCAGGCAAAGACATTAAATTACTGGTCGAGGCGAATCGCCTTCGAGGAGGGAAAGCGGCTCGGGTTTGATGAGAACCTGAGCCGGGACGAATCGGGGGCGATTCTGGAAGGGAGCCGGAGCAACGTCTTTCTGGTGGAGCAAGGGCAACTCGTCACGCCTCAGGTTCACCGGGGTGGGGGACTCGCGGCCCCGTTTCTGCCGGGGATCATGCGAGGAGTCGTGATGGAGCGGGCTAGCAGCCTCGGCTTGCCCACGAGGGAGGACGCGAGCGTGTCGATTGCCCGATTGGTCGAGGCCGACGAGTGCTTCCTGACGAACGCGGGGCGCGGGATCATGCCGGTGGGACGGTTCGATCCGGAGGGGATGCCCGAGTCGGCTCAGGCCCGTCGCTACGAGGCCCCCGGACCCGTCACGCAACGCCTGATGAATGACCTAAATGCCTGGCTCCGATCGGAGGATGCTCGATGA
- a CDS encoding alpha/beta hydrolase, whose product MSRILYLHGLYSKPGGVKPTFLKSVGFEVINPHLPDEDFAESVRRAREAFETEQPEVVVGSSRGGAVALAISTGEVPVVLIAPAWKRWGSPDVIATVNSVILHSTGDDVIPIADSRELIHQSGLAPETLRVVGIDHNMTDPEALTALRSAIEQVTSS is encoded by the coding sequence ATGAGCCGGATCCTCTACCTCCACGGCCTGTACTCGAAGCCCGGCGGGGTGAAGCCGACGTTCTTGAAATCGGTCGGCTTTGAGGTCATCAACCCCCACCTCCCCGACGAGGACTTTGCCGAGTCGGTCCGTCGGGCCCGGGAGGCGTTCGAGACGGAACAACCCGAAGTCGTTGTCGGTTCCAGTCGGGGCGGGGCTGTCGCGCTGGCCATCTCGACCGGCGAGGTGCCCGTTGTCCTTATTGCCCCGGCCTGGAAACGGTGGGGATCGCCTGACGTCATCGCGACGGTGAACTCGGTGATCCTGCATTCGACAGGGGACGACGTGATCCCGATTGCTGACTCTCGCGAACTGATCCACCAGAGCGGCCTGGCGCCGGAGACGCTCCGGGTTGTCGGGATCGATCACAACATGACTGATCCCGAGGCACTGACGGCGCTGCGATCGGCGATTGAGCAGGTGACATCATCGTGA
- the pabB gene encoding aminodeoxychorismate synthase component I → MTDPAAVPETVPPTISPALLRFPLDLSADRLRLRIGSMPGAALLEGGSAFGEAGRWSILAAHPAGVFEFDPADDRELGRGDPLRPLGRWIEVLGLLSPVPEEWGEDLPPFLGGLIGVFGYDLAPWIERVPRNTPRDSRMPIVSFRLYDTFVAIDHRSESAILWVVNLLGEPIERVEERGRRWLEWLNEAPERVPNSRFEAPLVSNFSAEGYRRAVGRTVEYIHAGDIFQANISQRFEVRGAPVPLDLYRCLRERSPAPYSAFLTLDEERSVISSSPELFFETHGDRIVTRPIKGTRPRGDSPSEDRAQRAELIASAKDRAELAMIVDLERNDLGRVCAYGTVRVTEPSAIESYATVHHQVATIEGRLREGVGPIDVVRAVFPGGSITGAPKIRAMEIIDELEPTRRSLYTGAIGYYSLGGRSAFNIAIRTMLVEGNRVTYQVGGGIVAESDPQLEYEETLHKGRAMRDVLEARG, encoded by the coding sequence GTGACGGACCCCGCTGCTGTGCCCGAAACCGTGCCGCCGACGATCAGCCCCGCCCTGCTGCGATTTCCGCTGGACCTTTCGGCCGATCGACTGAGACTTCGAATCGGCAGCATGCCTGGTGCCGCCTTGCTGGAAGGGGGCTCAGCCTTTGGTGAGGCCGGGCGCTGGAGTATCCTGGCTGCGCATCCGGCGGGGGTGTTCGAGTTCGATCCGGCGGACGATCGGGAGCTTGGTCGGGGTGATCCGCTGAGACCACTGGGGCGGTGGATCGAGGTACTAGGTCTGCTCAGTCCCGTGCCGGAGGAGTGGGGAGAGGACCTGCCGCCGTTTCTGGGGGGGTTGATCGGGGTTTTCGGCTACGATCTGGCTCCCTGGATCGAGCGCGTGCCGCGCAACACTCCGCGCGACAGCCGGATGCCGATCGTGTCCTTCCGCCTGTACGACACGTTTGTGGCGATCGATCACCGATCGGAATCGGCAATTCTCTGGGTCGTCAACTTGCTCGGCGAGCCGATCGAGCGGGTCGAGGAGCGGGGGAGGCGCTGGCTGGAATGGCTGAATGAGGCTCCTGAACGCGTGCCGAACTCTCGGTTCGAGGCACCGCTGGTCAGCAATTTCTCGGCGGAGGGATATCGAAGGGCGGTTGGGAGGACGGTCGAGTACATTCACGCGGGAGACATTTTTCAGGCGAACATCTCGCAACGCTTCGAGGTGAGAGGGGCGCCGGTGCCGCTCGATCTGTACCGTTGCCTGAGGGAGCGAAGCCCGGCCCCCTACTCCGCGTTCCTGACGCTCGATGAGGAGCGATCGGTGATCAGCTCCAGCCCGGAGCTGTTTTTCGAAACACACGGGGATCGGATCGTCACCCGGCCGATCAAGGGAACGAGACCACGGGGGGATTCACCTTCGGAAGACCGGGCACAGCGCGCCGAACTGATTGCCAGCGCGAAGGATCGTGCCGAGCTGGCGATGATCGTCGACCTGGAACGGAACGATCTGGGGAGAGTCTGCGCGTATGGGACGGTTCGGGTGACGGAACCGTCGGCCATTGAAAGTTATGCGACCGTGCATCATCAGGTGGCAACGATTGAGGGGCGGTTGCGCGAGGGAGTGGGGCCGATCGACGTGGTGCGGGCAGTCTTTCCGGGGGGGTCGATCACCGGAGCGCCGAAGATCCGGGCGATGGAGATCATCGACGAGCTGGAGCCGACGCGGAGGAGCCTGTATACGGGGGCAATCGGGTATTACAGCCTCGGGGGTCGATCGGCGTTCAACATTGCGATCCGGACGATGCTGGTGGAGGGGAATCGGGTGACGTATCAGGTCGGTGGCGGGATTGTGGCCGAGAGCGATCCGCAGCTCGAATATGAGGAAACGCTCCATAAAGGGCGCGCCATGCGGGATGTGCTGGAGGCTCGGGGATGA
- a CDS encoding tetratricopeptide repeat protein codes for MKRTAQPDEQNRPRIPLIAGITMALAALSWGAWAWWDRRPERHLDHAARLVESGRPASASPWLALPEQTPHTADQARLLRAQIALELGRPSAAVAPLEQIPSDGPLAAEAAYWKGKVLLAEGNLPFALAWFARSLQDRPDNPDCLRAMAVAAYDLGDLETVLRSLRVLTRVQPDDHAAWRTLGLVRLQMPDSGDRIMEEVASAYRTSLTLNPHQPMARLELADVLMRQGHYLEAREQLDACRGRVPEAQHLSLLARVCWELGDRDQTSALLDDAQAQGLEHPDLLALRGLIAQAEGRPEDAERWFNRAIDADPYNFRRYYQRATLLRILGRPEQANADAQRAEELKQAIEQMSALNAEAAAQPTDPVVRCRIGRLCEQLGKVDLAASWYRAALSCDPGNPEAAAALVALER; via the coding sequence GTGAAACGGACTGCTCAACCCGACGAACAGAATCGACCTCGAATTCCTCTCATCGCCGGAATCACGATGGCCCTGGCCGCCCTGTCCTGGGGAGCCTGGGCCTGGTGGGATCGGCGACCCGAACGCCATCTCGATCACGCCGCCCGGCTCGTCGAGTCCGGTCGCCCAGCCTCCGCGAGTCCGTGGCTCGCCCTTCCCGAGCAGACCCCCCACACGGCAGATCAGGCTCGATTGCTCCGTGCGCAAATCGCCCTGGAACTCGGACGCCCGTCGGCCGCAGTCGCCCCCCTTGAGCAGATCCCTTCGGACGGACCACTCGCCGCCGAGGCTGCCTACTGGAAAGGGAAAGTCCTGCTCGCCGAGGGGAATCTCCCCTTCGCCCTGGCCTGGTTTGCGCGATCGCTTCAAGATCGGCCGGACAACCCCGACTGCCTCCGAGCCATGGCCGTGGCCGCCTACGATCTCGGCGACCTGGAGACGGTTCTCCGGTCACTCCGGGTCCTGACTCGCGTTCAGCCCGACGACCACGCCGCCTGGCGGACCCTCGGCCTCGTCCGCCTCCAGATGCCCGACTCGGGTGATCGCATCATGGAAGAAGTTGCCTCCGCTTACCGGACCAGCCTGACGCTCAACCCTCACCAGCCAATGGCACGTCTCGAACTGGCCGATGTGCTCATGCGACAGGGTCACTACCTTGAAGCTCGGGAGCAACTCGACGCCTGTCGCGGACGCGTTCCCGAGGCGCAGCACCTCAGCCTCCTCGCTCGGGTCTGCTGGGAACTCGGAGACCGTGACCAGACGAGTGCCTTGCTCGACGATGCTCAGGCCCAGGGGCTTGAGCACCCCGACCTCTTGGCGCTTCGCGGCCTCATCGCCCAGGCCGAAGGTCGGCCTGAGGACGCCGAACGCTGGTTCAACCGCGCGATCGACGCCGATCCCTACAACTTCCGCCGCTATTACCAGCGCGCAACGCTCCTCCGGATCCTCGGCCGGCCAGAACAGGCCAACGCCGATGCCCAGCGGGCCGAGGAGTTGAAGCAGGCGATTGAGCAAATGTCTGCCCTGAACGCCGAGGCTGCCGCTCAGCCCACCGATCCGGTCGTCCGGTGTCGGATCGGTCGGCTCTGCGAACAGCTCGGGAAGGTTGACTTGGCAGCATCCTGGTATCGTGCCGCCCTCTCGTGCGATCCTGGCAACCCGGAAGCCGCCGCCGCTTTGGTTGCCCTGGAGCGCTAG
- a CDS encoding Nif3-like dinuclear metal center hexameric protein translates to MTTVADLAAWMDTFAPLRLAEDWDNVGLLLGDPGASVQNVMTCLTVTPESAAEAIDKGANLIVSHHPVWFKPVQRLRSDRADGFLWSLARAGISIYSPHTAFDNTKGGINDFLCETLGLVEVRPLKPGVEHQATKVVVFTPESDREAVLLAAFGAGAGRIGEYVECSYTTEGFGTFLGLEGTNPTFGESGKREMAREQRIEVVCPRSSLAEVLAAIRTAHSYEEPAIDVYPTIVRDEAEGVGRVGRLAEPMTLDAFAKRVRERLPATGLQYVGAPERRVERVAVACGGADDFLGDAARSGADVFLTGEARFHRALEAEAKGIGLIVAGHHATERPAVEMLASRIGKDFPNLTVWASANEHDPLRTP, encoded by the coding sequence ATGACCACCGTCGCCGACCTGGCCGCCTGGATGGACACCTTTGCCCCGCTGCGACTGGCGGAAGACTGGGATAACGTGGGGCTCTTGCTGGGTGATCCGGGAGCCTCGGTCCAGAACGTAATGACCTGCTTGACCGTCACTCCTGAGAGCGCCGCTGAAGCGATCGACAAGGGGGCAAACCTGATCGTCAGTCATCACCCGGTCTGGTTCAAGCCGGTGCAGCGTTTACGGAGCGACCGGGCGGACGGGTTCCTCTGGTCGCTGGCGAGGGCGGGGATCTCGATCTATAGCCCGCACACGGCTTTCGACAATACAAAAGGTGGGATCAACGACTTTTTGTGCGAGACACTTGGGCTGGTGGAGGTCAGGCCCTTGAAACCGGGCGTGGAGCACCAGGCGACCAAGGTGGTTGTCTTCACTCCGGAATCGGACCGTGAGGCCGTGCTATTGGCGGCATTCGGGGCGGGGGCGGGAAGGATCGGGGAGTACGTCGAATGCTCGTACACGACCGAGGGGTTCGGCACGTTCCTCGGCCTGGAAGGGACGAACCCGACTTTCGGGGAATCGGGGAAGCGTGAGATGGCCCGAGAGCAGCGGATCGAGGTTGTTTGCCCGCGATCGAGTCTGGCGGAGGTCCTGGCGGCAATCCGAACCGCTCACTCGTATGAAGAGCCGGCGATCGACGTGTATCCGACGATCGTCCGGGACGAGGCGGAGGGGGTCGGTCGGGTCGGGAGGCTGGCGGAGCCGATGACGCTCGATGCGTTTGCGAAGCGCGTGCGGGAGCGACTCCCGGCGACAGGATTGCAGTATGTCGGAGCGCCGGAACGGCGGGTCGAGCGGGTGGCGGTGGCCTGCGGTGGGGCAGACGATTTTCTGGGGGATGCGGCGCGGTCGGGGGCCGACGTGTTCCTGACCGGTGAAGCCCGATTCCACCGGGCATTGGAGGCCGAGGCGAAGGGGATCGGCCTGATCGTTGCCGGACACCACGCCACGGAGCGGCCGGCGGTTGAGATGCTGGCCTCTCGGATTGGCAAGGATTTCCCCAACCTGACCGTCTGGGCGAGCGCGAACGAGCATGATCCGTTGCGGACGCCGTGA
- a CDS encoding zinc-dependent alcohol dehydrogenase family protein translates to MRAAVFDRFGEPAEVLRIQEVPTPEPGPNQVRVRMIASPVNPSDLLYTRGRYSIRPNLPASPGFEGVGVVDAAGSGLVGKALVGRRVAVINGEGGNWADFAIVPAFQAIPVPGSLPDEQVASFFVNPATVLAMVRHELAVPRGEWLLQSAANSELGKMIVRLGRHDGFKTINVVRRPEAADELHELGADAVIVTTDGPIPDQVRRVVGPEGVRFAVDPVGADIGTGVFESLAPSGTLLAYGSLTGEPIRIDTRLMISGGRVLRGFWLGHFMRSRSKVAAVPLFAQVGRLIRQGVLSTSVGPSFPLDQIFDAVRAAEQPGKPGKVLLRLQP, encoded by the coding sequence ATGAGAGCCGCTGTGTTCGATCGTTTTGGCGAACCCGCCGAGGTTCTGCGGATTCAGGAGGTTCCCACGCCCGAGCCTGGCCCCAATCAGGTCCGGGTTCGGATGATCGCCAGCCCGGTCAATCCGTCCGACCTGCTCTATACCCGAGGCCGGTACTCGATCCGGCCGAACCTTCCGGCCTCCCCTGGCTTTGAAGGGGTCGGGGTGGTGGACGCCGCCGGGTCGGGACTGGTCGGCAAGGCATTGGTCGGGCGTCGGGTTGCAGTGATCAACGGCGAGGGGGGCAACTGGGCCGACTTTGCCATTGTCCCTGCCTTCCAGGCAATTCCCGTCCCCGGCTCCTTGCCCGACGAGCAGGTCGCCTCCTTCTTCGTCAACCCGGCGACCGTGCTGGCGATGGTCCGTCACGAGCTGGCGGTCCCTCGCGGCGAATGGCTCCTGCAATCGGCCGCCAACTCCGAGCTGGGCAAGATGATCGTCCGGCTCGGCCGGCACGACGGCTTCAAGACCATCAACGTCGTCCGACGCCCCGAGGCCGCCGACGAACTGCACGAGCTCGGCGCCGATGCCGTCATCGTCACCACTGATGGACCGATCCCTGATCAGGTCCGCCGGGTGGTCGGACCCGAGGGGGTGCGCTTCGCCGTCGACCCAGTCGGAGCAGACATCGGCACCGGGGTCTTCGAGTCGCTGGCCCCCTCCGGAACGTTGCTCGCCTACGGCTCCCTTACCGGCGAGCCGATCCGAATCGACACCCGCCTGATGATCTCCGGCGGCCGCGTGCTCCGCGGCTTCTGGCTTGGCCACTTTATGCGATCACGCAGTAAGGTCGCCGCAGTCCCCTTATTCGCTCAGGTCGGCCGATTGATCCGACAGGGCGTCCTCTCGACCTCGGTGGGTCCGAGCTTCCCCCTCGACCAGATCTTCGACGCCGTTCGCGCAGCGGAGCAACCCGGCAAGCCCGGAAAGGTCCTCCTCCGGCTCCAACCCTGA